One segment of Candidatus Pelagibacter ubique HTCC1062 DNA contains the following:
- a CDS encoding TRAP transporter substrate-binding protein — MIKDKKSLKASTPSRRKFFKAAAVTGAAAATAVAMPNIATADGHVTLKMQAAWPSGANIFFEMAQDYCNMVSDMSGGSLKIDLQPVNAIVKTSEIGAAVSDGIVDMGHWVTAYWYGKNAAASLFGTGPSYGMSSQEVMGWMEYGGGRKLYEEAVASVGYNYTGFFHMPMPAQPFGWFKKNVTKVSDVKGMKYRTVGLATNVLTAMGMVVRQLPGGEIQPAMKTGLIDAAEFNNPTSDSQFGMQDVSKHYHLGSFHQSQEMFEIPMNTKRLNSLSPAHQAILKNAAYAANSDNYFKALVRYSDSLADLMNTHKVNVYQTSDAILAEQLKGWDKVVGEFSGKDAFFKKVVDSQKAYAKKVMKYLLMNQPNYKLAYENEFGPIGKVKI, encoded by the coding sequence ATGATTAAAGATAAAAAATCTCTGAAGGCTTCAACACCTTCAAGACGTAAGTTCTTTAAAGCAGCAGCAGTAACAGGTGCAGCAGCAGCAACAGCTGTAGCAATGCCTAATATTGCAACTGCAGACGGACACGTTACATTAAAGATGCAAGCTGCTTGGCCTTCAGGCGCAAACATCTTTTTTGAAATGGCGCAAGACTACTGTAACATGGTTAGCGATATGTCAGGTGGATCACTTAAAATTGATCTTCAGCCTGTAAACGCAATTGTTAAAACTTCAGAAATCGGAGCGGCGGTAAGCGATGGAATCGTTGATATGGGTCACTGGGTGACTGCGTATTGGTACGGTAAAAACGCTGCAGCTTCACTTTTTGGAACTGGTCCTTCATACGGAATGTCATCTCAAGAAGTTATGGGATGGATGGAGTATGGTGGAGGAAGAAAATTATATGAAGAAGCAGTAGCTAGTGTTGGATATAACTACACTGGATTCTTTCATATGCCTATGCCAGCACAACCTTTTGGTTGGTTCAAAAAGAATGTAACTAAAGTATCTGATGTTAAAGGTATGAAGTATAGAACAGTTGGTCTAGCGACTAACGTTTTAACTGCTATGGGGATGGTCGTAAGACAATTACCAGGTGGTGAAATCCAACCAGCAATGAAAACTGGTTTGATCGATGCTGCTGAGTTTAACAACCCAACATCAGACTCACAGTTTGGAATGCAAGATGTCTCTAAACACTATCACTTAGGAAGTTTCCACCAATCTCAAGAGATGTTTGAAATTCCTATGAACACGAAGAGACTGAACAGCCTTTCACCTGCTCATCAAGCTATCTTGAAGAACGCTGCTTATGCTGCTAACTCAGATAACTACTTCAAAGCACTTGTTAGATATTCTGACAGTTTAGCTGATTTGATGAACACACATAAGGTTAACGTTTACCAAACATCTGATGCTATTTTAGCTGAACAGTTAAAAGGTTGGGATAAAGTTGTTGGAGAATTCTCTGGAAAAGATGCATTCTTCAAAAAAGTGGTAGACTCTCAAAAAGCATACGCTAAGAAAGTAATGAAGTACTTGCTGATGAATCAGCCTAATTACAAACTAGCTTATGAAAATGAGTTTGGACCAATTGGAAAAGTTAAAATCTAA